A segment of the Arachis hypogaea cultivar Tifrunner chromosome 5, arahy.Tifrunner.gnm2.J5K5, whole genome shotgun sequence genome:
TCCAATCCTTTCTGGAATGAAGACTTGTTGTTTGCGGTTGATGAGCCGTTTGTAAATTCATTGCAGGTTACGGTTCAGGACCGGATACAATCGGACAATGAGATTGTTGTGGCTACGGGGAAAGTTTTAATGGATACTATAGAGAAGCGAGTTGATGAAAGACCTGTTACTTCGAGTTGGTTCAATCTTGAAAGCCACCACGGAAAATCAGGTGATAAGAACAAGGCAAGTACAAGGTTTGTTCCTCGGATTCACCTACGAGTCTTTTTAGATGGAggttaccatgtgtttgatgaggTCAAAATGAATAAGAGCGACCACCTTATTGGGGTGCTTTATATGAAAATCCTTGGTGCCAGGGGGCTTGAGCCAGTGCAAATAAAGGATACTATTGGTGAAGAGCAGCCTGTGACTAATGCATATTGTGTTGCAAAGTATGGGCAAAAATGGTGTCGAACTCGCAATGTGGTTGATAGCTTGTCGCCAGAGTGGAATGAGGAATACAGTTGGGAAGTTTATGATCTCTGTACTGTTGTTACTATTGGGGTTTTCTATGACCGTAGGATCATTGAAAATGTTGACgatgatgatgaggaagcttCTTCAGATGATTGTATTGGGAAAGTGAAAATCAGATTGTCCATACTTGATACTGATAGAACTTACACTCACTCTTACCCTCTGCTGATCATGCTTCCATCTGGAGTGAAGAGAACGGGTGAAATTCATTTGAGCACGAGGCTTTCGTGTTCGAATGTGTCTAACATGCTGCTTAGATACACAATGCCATTGCTTCCCATGATGCATTATGGGGAACCCATAACCGAGGGTCAACGTACTAACTTGACTAACCAGGCCAAGAGCATGTTGGTATCCAGGCTGAGTAGAGAAGAGCCACCACTGGGAAGGAAGGTGGTAGAGTACATGCTTGAAGATGATATGTGGAACTTAAGGATAAGCAAAGCCAATTTTTACAGGATGATGGGCGTAGGCTCGGGGCTTTTTGCCATGTTTAGGCTTCTGAATGAAATTCGTAACTGGCAAAAGCCAGCGCATTTGATACTATTCATTGTCATTCTAGTCACGCTAATGATGCATCCAAAGTTAATCATTCTGGCCTATATATTATACATCGGGTTAGCGGGGTTGGCGAACTATCGTTGTCGACCACGCCACCCACCTGGTATTGATGCCAGACTTTCACAAGCTGACGGCAGTCACCCGGATGAGCTTGACGAAGAGTTTGATACGATCCCTACAACTCGTCCCGATGATATTGTTAGGATGAGGTATGATAGGCTGAGATCTATTGCAGGAAGGTTTCAAACTGTGGTTGGAGATCTGACATCACTGCTAGAACGACTCCAAGCATTGGTGAATTGGAGAGATCCAAGAGCCACCACcttatttttggtgttttgctTGGTTAGTGCTTTTGCTTCCTATGTTGTGCCCATCCGGGTTCTGATTGCGCTCTTCGGAATGTACTGGTTGAGACCACCATGGTTCAGAAGCAAATCGCCCCCTCTAGCTCTTAACTTCTTCCGTAGATTGCCATCTAAGGATGATTGTTTCTTTTGAACGCATGGATAAGACTGGAATTGGGAAGTAAGCTGGCTCCTTTTTTTTCATCCTTTTCTATAAGAAAATATGATTTATAATATTTTGCTATTGTTATACTGTCTTGTTActgtttttagtaaaaaaaaattttttaacagtAATGCTAAGGTCTaagaaaataataatctaaagtaaCTTTAATATAAGAAAAATCCAAGACTTGTGTTTTCTAACATGTTAAGAGCAATATCTGTTAATTAACCTAATCAAACTATTGAATCTTTAGCAACCATTAGATAATAGATAGGTGAAAATTGCCATGATTTAATAAATAAGTTAATTCATTAAATAGTGACagtgttaaattttcttttagAAAATACAAACactagattaaataattaaacagGCAAGTCATTAGAATTGCTACTgtcgtaaatttagaaaaaaaatatcaacTAAAATGGTGGAACAGTTCTTAATTGTCACAGCCCAAAATGAGTCATAATTGGTGCTTAGGGAAAACATCCCTAGCTGATGAGCGAAAACTAGTATTCACGGatattggcaagtgcaccaaatcgTTTAAGTAATACCACGGTGACTGAATATCGTTCCCACGAAAATTAATGGATTGAACAAGAAAATATCGGATTGAATCGCTAATTAAATCAATTGAACCTGGATTAATGAGGGTAGAGACGGTGTCTTGCTTGGAACCTTGAATGCTTAAGGAGGTAGTGATGAACGAGTAATTAATTGTAAGAAAGCAGTGATTGAGAGTGTCAAGGGTtttagagatatttattttttaggaAGATTAAACCTTATGTTTATCTATTTTGATGCATGCAAAGATCTTTTCACGACAAATTATAAATAGTTAAATTTCAAGTTCTTGGCAATTCAGTTTATCTTTAATTAATCACTCGCTAATTCTTTGGTCAACTGATTAAGAAAAGAGTTTTAGCACAATTCCGATTTAGCTTCAAATAATATTCAAAAGTAGTTCTAGGTcaaattatatgtcacatatttaAACTAGTTCTAAACAATtgagaattataagaaaaataacgTCATACACTCTTTAAAAAACTATTTCTAGTcaatcaaagagtcatgagaaagagttttcaagttttaattttgatattaaaattttcaaagtaATAAacagattttaaaataaaattagaatactTTTCAATACTTCTAACATTTAaagaataaagaacgaaaattcAGTTTTAAAAATAGATCAATGCATAaccttaaaataaaataaaacttagattaataatccatGAAAATATAAACATAGCTCCTAACCCCTTAACAAAAGAATTAGTGACTCATGCAGAAAGATGAAAGGATGCGGCTAGGGTTTCGTGGATCCGAAGACCCTGGATGATCCTCTTTTGTAAACcatgttcacttatttatattctaGGTTtacctaaaattcaaattcaaaagtgAATCTTATCATAATAAGATAACTAATAACAGTATTTTAAATCTTAactaaaattaaaagcaaatcaGCATTAAATCTTATCTTAACAGAATCTTCCATAACCTTGACTATAATTACAACTTTTAGAGGCGTAGGTCTTGGTTAGTGTTGCACTTGGGCTTGTGGCTGGCACGCCCACTTATTATGGGTTTTAAGGCGTTGCACGCCTGAGCTTGGCATGACACGCCTAAGCttggcgtggcacaccaacttCTTGCATggctcctggcgttaaacgcccttgTGGTGGTGTTATACGCCATTGTGTGCATGGCTCCCAATCGAAGGCGGTGGACGGCCTAGGTGGCGTTGCACGtcatctttcttttgtttttggggCGTTACACACTGATGTATGGCATTAAACACCAACTTAAAGGGTCTCGAAGGTGTTACACTTCTGTTTTGGGTGTGTAACTTGAAGTCTTGGGCACTGGTTTTGTCACTTGAAAGGTGATGATCGTGCGTGGCTTAAACTAAATATCCACTATTGAGATATGCATATCGTTTcgaagctctggatgttagctttctaacagcACTAGAACAACTTCATTTGAacatctatagctcaagttatgaggtCCAAATGACCCACTTGTTTCATGACCTCTACCACATTCGCAAATTATCCTGTAGTTGTAAAAATATAACCTGAATTCACAATAATTTTAAAACAACTCCAAATTTATTATTAGTCATGAAAGTTTCTTGtaaaacataaaaacataaaaaaattaattaaaataataagaaaacttCTGAAAACATATATAAAAATCATTAAAGATGCCAAGCCATCACaacactaaatttaaaatttttcttatgcTCAAACAAacgaaaaataaatagaatttatCTCagtgagaagaaattaaaaaattaaatttgatttgaatgttttaaaaataaaagtgcgGTTCTTAATATTCTGTAAGACTGCATGTGGACTatatcttgatgaatcttgactACTTATGAGTTAAGAATATGTAGTCTatatcttgatgaatcttgactACTTATGAGTTAAGAATATTCAAAGATCTCTAATCCGGATTATATtataagaatcatttttatgattcaTGACCTTGGAAGCAGTTTAACAATTTAGTTTAAATGGGAGATATTTGAGTTttactctaagtgttttgtctcaaggcaGCTTTTTAATGTAGGTTTTCAATCGATACTCTCGAACCAATTGGTCCAAGATACCAGGTGATGAAGTACCCCTCAGTCTAATTATCTAAACCTCTCCTTGACACCTTTAACACCATAAGCACATAATTAGAAAATTCTTTGGACTTCTTAATGCTTTATCTCAAGGGTTCTATGTATATTTGTTTGTTTAGGGCACATTACTCTACTGtgatattttattgtatttataccatttattttttataaaatactttGTTAATTTCTGCCAATTTTAGATTTCTGATAACAATTTTGTTAataagaattttaatttgattatttgacTGTTAGTTGTGGCTAAACtgtgccaaaaaaataaaaaataaaaatcctaccGGTGGATGTATCGTCGGATTAATCCGACGGTAATCATCAACCCAGGCTCGACAATCTGTTGAAAACACtaatgcaccactatttcatggtacatcttgtgcttaattgagtggattttatccactattctcacacttattcatagaaatcgcatgttttacattttccttcttgattttgtgctatgattgaaaatatgcttctttggccttaattttgctatgtttaatcctctcttattaccattcgatgccttgatatgtgtgttaagtgttttcaggttttatagggtaggaatggcttagaggatggaaaggaagcatgcaaaagtggaaggaatataagaagctgaaggaaccgcaaagctgtcaagcctgacttCTTCGCATTCAaccgatcataacttgagctataaaggTCTAAATGagacggttccagttgcgttggaaagctaacatctggggcttcgaaatgatatataatttactatagtGGCCATGCAGCtagatgacgcgcacgcgcactttacGCGCACGCTCCCATTGGCGAAAAgtccatcggcgcgcacgcgcacctgacACTACGCGCGACATGCGCGACGTACTGCGActgcagaaatcgctgggggtgatttttgggctattttgacccagtttttggcccagaaaacacagattaaaggccgAAGAGTGGGGaaatcattcattcatacaacttctcattcacacaattttaggtttcaGGTGTAgttttttagagggagaggctctctcctctctcttaggttttaggat
Coding sequences within it:
- the LOC112800994 gene encoding multiple C2 domain and transmembrane region protein 10 isoform X1 → MKVKADFLGSPQNKQVLQFYLAIFGPRVLKRASNQCLLLFPPTGCPNRTRFCQVMMENKSNAADSENSKAMDSNPSDNTVSSRIQIGPQLADESLEKGKITSSTNDLVKPFTEACHSEAANVPFDRFTGPKVYHSPKLWHLRVSVIEAEHIMPGHRGPELVRFPEFVIKVQVGDFHLSTAIAAPSSTRSFSNPFWNEDLLFAVDEPFVNSLQVTVQDRIQSDNEIVVATGKVLMDTIEKRVDERPVTSSWFNLESHHGKSGDKNKASTRFVPRIHLRVFLDGGYHVFDEVKMNKSDHLIGVLYMKILGARGLEPVQIKDTIGEEQPVTNAYCVAKYGQKWCRTRNVVDSLSPEWNEEYSWEVYDLCTVVTIGVFYDRRIIENVDDDDEEASSDDCIGKVKIRLSILDTDRTYTHSYPLLIMLPSGVKRTGEIHLSTRLSCSNVSNMLLRYTMPLLPMMHYGEPITEGQRTNLTNQAKSMLVSRLSREEPPLGRKVVEYMLEDDMWNLRISKANFYRMMGVGSGLFAMFRLLNEIRNWQKPAHLILFIVILVTLMMHPKLIILAYILYIGLAGLANYRCRPRHPPGIDARLSQADGSHPDELDEEFDTIPTTRPDDIVRMRYDRLRSIAGRFQTVVGDLTSLLERLQALVNWRDPRATTLFLVFCLVSAFASYVVPIRVLIALFGMYWLRPPWFRSKSPPLALNFFRRLPSKDDCFF
- the LOC112800994 gene encoding multiple C2 domain and transmembrane region protein 10 isoform X5; this encodes MEVMMENKSNAADSENSKAMDSNPSDNTVSSRIQIGPQLADESLEKGKITSSTNDLVKPFTEACHSEAANVPFDRFTGPKVYHSPKLWHLRVSVIEAEHIMPGHRGPELVRFPEFVIKVQVGDFHLSTAIAAPSSTRSFSNPFWNEDLLFAVDEPFVNSLQVTVQDRIQSDNEIVVATGKVLMDTIEKRVDERPVTSSWFNLESHHGKSGDKNKASTRFVPRIHLRVFLDGGYHVFDEVKMNKSDHLIGVLYMKILGARGLEPVQIKDTIGEEQPVTNAYCVAKYGQKWCRTRNVVDSLSPEWNEEYSWEVYDLCTVVTIGVFYDRRIIENVDDDDEEASSDDCIGKVKIRLSILDTDRTYTHSYPLLIMLPSGVKRTGEIHLSTRLSCSNVSNMLLRYTMPLLPMMHYGEPITEGQRTNLTNQAKSMLVSRLSREEPPLGRKVVEYMLEDDMWNLRISKANFYRMMGVGSGLFAMFRLLNEIRNWQKPAHLILFIVILVTLMMHPKLIILAYILYIGLAGLANYRCRPRHPPGIDARLSQADGSHPDELDEEFDTIPTTRPDDIVRMRYDRLRSIAGRFQTVVGDLTSLLERLQALVNWRDPRATTLFLVFCLVSAFASYVVPIRVLIALFGMYWLRPPWFRSKSPPLALNFFRRLPSKDDCFF
- the LOC112800994 gene encoding multiple C2 domain and transmembrane region protein 10 isoform X2, which translates into the protein MKVKADFLGSPQNKQVLQFYLAIFGPRVLKRASNQCLLLFPPTGCPNRTRFCQDSENSKAMDSNPSDNTVSSRIQIGPQLADESLEKGKITSSTNDLVKPFTEACHSEAANVPFDRFTGPKVYHSPKLWHLRVSVIEAEHIMPGHRGPELVRFPEFVIKVQVGDFHLSTAIAAPSSTRSFSNPFWNEDLLFAVDEPFVNSLQVTVQDRIQSDNEIVVATGKVLMDTIEKRVDERPVTSSWFNLESHHGKSGDKNKASTRFVPRIHLRVFLDGGYHVFDEVKMNKSDHLIGVLYMKILGARGLEPVQIKDTIGEEQPVTNAYCVAKYGQKWCRTRNVVDSLSPEWNEEYSWEVYDLCTVVTIGVFYDRRIIENVDDDDEEASSDDCIGKVKIRLSILDTDRTYTHSYPLLIMLPSGVKRTGEIHLSTRLSCSNVSNMLLRYTMPLLPMMHYGEPITEGQRTNLTNQAKSMLVSRLSREEPPLGRKVVEYMLEDDMWNLRISKANFYRMMGVGSGLFAMFRLLNEIRNWQKPAHLILFIVILVTLMMHPKLIILAYILYIGLAGLANYRCRPRHPPGIDARLSQADGSHPDELDEEFDTIPTTRPDDIVRMRYDRLRSIAGRFQTVVGDLTSLLERLQALVNWRDPRATTLFLVFCLVSAFASYVVPIRVLIALFGMYWLRPPWFRSKSPPLALNFFRRLPSKDDCFF
- the LOC112800994 gene encoding multiple C2 domain and transmembrane region protein 10 isoform X6, with amino-acid sequence MEDSENSKAMDSNPSDNTVSSRIQIGPQLADESLEKGKITSSTNDLVKPFTEACHSEAANVPFDRFTGPKVYHSPKLWHLRVSVIEAEHIMPGHRGPELVRFPEFVIKVQVGDFHLSTAIAAPSSTRSFSNPFWNEDLLFAVDEPFVNSLQVTVQDRIQSDNEIVVATGKVLMDTIEKRVDERPVTSSWFNLESHHGKSGDKNKASTRFVPRIHLRVFLDGGYHVFDEVKMNKSDHLIGVLYMKILGARGLEPVQIKDTIGEEQPVTNAYCVAKYGQKWCRTRNVVDSLSPEWNEEYSWEVYDLCTVVTIGVFYDRRIIENVDDDDEEASSDDCIGKVKIRLSILDTDRTYTHSYPLLIMLPSGVKRTGEIHLSTRLSCSNVSNMLLRYTMPLLPMMHYGEPITEGQRTNLTNQAKSMLVSRLSREEPPLGRKVVEYMLEDDMWNLRISKANFYRMMGVGSGLFAMFRLLNEIRNWQKPAHLILFIVILVTLMMHPKLIILAYILYIGLAGLANYRCRPRHPPGIDARLSQADGSHPDELDEEFDTIPTTRPDDIVRMRYDRLRSIAGRFQTVVGDLTSLLERLQALVNWRDPRATTLFLVFCLVSAFASYVVPIRVLIALFGMYWLRPPWFRSKSPPLALNFFRRLPSKDDCFF
- the LOC112800994 gene encoding FT-interacting protein 3 isoform X4, yielding MKVKADFLGSPQNKQVLQFYLAIFGPRVLKRASNQCLLLFPPTGCPNRTRFCQDSENSKAMDSNPSDNTVSSRIQIGPQLADESLEKGPKVYHSPKLWHLRVSVIEAEHIMPGHRGPELVRFPEFVIKVQVGDFHLSTAIAAPSSTRSFSNPFWNEDLLFAVDEPFVNSLQVTVQDRIQSDNEIVVATGKVLMDTIEKRVDERPVTSSWFNLESHHGKSGDKNKASTRFVPRIHLRVFLDGGYHVFDEVKMNKSDHLIGVLYMKILGARGLEPVQIKDTIGEEQPVTNAYCVAKYGQKWCRTRNVVDSLSPEWNEEYSWEVYDLCTVVTIGVFYDRRIIENVDDDDEEASSDDCIGKVKIRLSILDTDRTYTHSYPLLIMLPSGVKRTGEIHLSTRLSCSNVSNMLLRYTMPLLPMMHYGEPITEGQRTNLTNQAKSMLVSRLSREEPPLGRKVVEYMLEDDMWNLRISKANFYRMMGVGSGLFAMFRLLNEIRNWQKPAHLILFIVILVTLMMHPKLIILAYILYIGLAGLANYRCRPRHPPGIDARLSQADGSHPDELDEEFDTIPTTRPDDIVRMRYDRLRSIAGRFQTVVGDLTSLLERLQALVNWRDPRATTLFLVFCLVSAFASYVVPIRVLIALFGMYWLRPPWFRSKSPPLALNFFRRLPSKDDCFF
- the LOC112800994 gene encoding FT-interacting protein 3 isoform X7 — encoded protein: MEDSENSKAMDSNPSDNTVSSRIQIGPQLADESLEKGPKVYHSPKLWHLRVSVIEAEHIMPGHRGPELVRFPEFVIKVQVGDFHLSTAIAAPSSTRSFSNPFWNEDLLFAVDEPFVNSLQVTVQDRIQSDNEIVVATGKVLMDTIEKRVDERPVTSSWFNLESHHGKSGDKNKASTRFVPRIHLRVFLDGGYHVFDEVKMNKSDHLIGVLYMKILGARGLEPVQIKDTIGEEQPVTNAYCVAKYGQKWCRTRNVVDSLSPEWNEEYSWEVYDLCTVVTIGVFYDRRIIENVDDDDEEASSDDCIGKVKIRLSILDTDRTYTHSYPLLIMLPSGVKRTGEIHLSTRLSCSNVSNMLLRYTMPLLPMMHYGEPITEGQRTNLTNQAKSMLVSRLSREEPPLGRKVVEYMLEDDMWNLRISKANFYRMMGVGSGLFAMFRLLNEIRNWQKPAHLILFIVILVTLMMHPKLIILAYILYIGLAGLANYRCRPRHPPGIDARLSQADGSHPDELDEEFDTIPTTRPDDIVRMRYDRLRSIAGRFQTVVGDLTSLLERLQALVNWRDPRATTLFLVFCLVSAFASYVVPIRVLIALFGMYWLRPPWFRSKSPPLALNFFRRLPSKDDCFF
- the LOC112800994 gene encoding FT-interacting protein 3 isoform X3 — encoded protein: MKVKADFLGSPQNKQVLQFYLAIFGPRVLKRASNQCLLLFPPTGCPNRTRFCQVMMENKSNAADSENSKAMDSNPSDNTVSSRIQIGPQLADESLEKGPKVYHSPKLWHLRVSVIEAEHIMPGHRGPELVRFPEFVIKVQVGDFHLSTAIAAPSSTRSFSNPFWNEDLLFAVDEPFVNSLQVTVQDRIQSDNEIVVATGKVLMDTIEKRVDERPVTSSWFNLESHHGKSGDKNKASTRFVPRIHLRVFLDGGYHVFDEVKMNKSDHLIGVLYMKILGARGLEPVQIKDTIGEEQPVTNAYCVAKYGQKWCRTRNVVDSLSPEWNEEYSWEVYDLCTVVTIGVFYDRRIIENVDDDDEEASSDDCIGKVKIRLSILDTDRTYTHSYPLLIMLPSGVKRTGEIHLSTRLSCSNVSNMLLRYTMPLLPMMHYGEPITEGQRTNLTNQAKSMLVSRLSREEPPLGRKVVEYMLEDDMWNLRISKANFYRMMGVGSGLFAMFRLLNEIRNWQKPAHLILFIVILVTLMMHPKLIILAYILYIGLAGLANYRCRPRHPPGIDARLSQADGSHPDELDEEFDTIPTTRPDDIVRMRYDRLRSIAGRFQTVVGDLTSLLERLQALVNWRDPRATTLFLVFCLVSAFASYVVPIRVLIALFGMYWLRPPWFRSKSPPLALNFFRRLPSKDDCFF